The following are encoded together in the Pseudoalteromonas piscicida genome:
- a CDS encoding condensation domain-containing protein yields the protein MNNLSNNKKKLLALLKQKKLKENAQHNVEPVAPFSLISDHDKSLLADDVVDAYPISVLQMGMLHHMDMSNGEESPADYHNLTTFRGRIKDAFDKTLFQESINIIVKEHDNLRTTFDLTNFSIPLQLVHREASLEMGYDDLRGLSEAEQEAEIGRYIELENKNMFDITQAPLMRFHVHQIEDDVISLSFTEPHSVSDGWSTHLTVMDIFDIYFALQRGQTFSLPEPALKYSDFIHEELKVLKSQEAIDFWDAKLKECVNTELPFLEKEVATQEVDIYSHKYPFKLPRDIVKQLHEVVKKTGVPFKGILLAIHFKFLSIVTGQSNVTTGLAFNGRLEAENSEQMRGMFLNTLPVSMDLSAGSWRDLILASHQSELELVPFRRYPFGAIQKKYGTQPVFHTHLGFLHFHSMADKIAEGNVEKISNVDLSKTNFDLSTVFCMDPSDKYNIEFLGEVNLNKVSKSQFVSYMEVYVRLMKDLVENLDNPHASSCFLSNDEKEKQLVLWNQHELEYDRTLHIHTMVERCAELYHDKVAAKYDDESITYGELNTRANQLAYCLVELGLKNNELVGICLERSVESLIAMTAILKAGGRIYH from the coding sequence ATGAATAATCTTTCGAACAACAAAAAAAAATTACTAGCACTACTAAAGCAAAAAAAACTAAAAGAAAATGCCCAACATAACGTAGAACCGGTAGCTCCTTTTAGCTTAATTAGTGACCATGATAAGAGCTTGCTTGCCGATGATGTTGTAGACGCTTATCCGATCAGTGTCTTACAAATGGGCATGCTTCACCACATGGATATGAGTAATGGTGAAGAAAGTCCTGCTGATTACCATAACCTGACTACCTTTAGAGGGCGCATAAAAGACGCCTTTGATAAAACGCTTTTTCAAGAAAGTATCAATATCATCGTAAAGGAGCATGATAACCTTAGAACTACTTTTGACTTAACGAACTTTAGTATCCCTCTTCAATTAGTGCATCGTGAAGCCTCCTTAGAAATGGGGTATGACGACCTCAGAGGTTTGTCTGAAGCAGAACAAGAAGCTGAAATTGGTAGATATATCGAACTCGAAAATAAAAATATGTTTGATATTACTCAGGCTCCACTGATGCGTTTTCATGTACATCAAATAGAAGATGATGTGATCAGTCTATCCTTTACTGAACCTCATTCTGTATCCGACGGTTGGAGTACACACTTAACCGTCATGGATATTTTTGATATTTATTTCGCGCTGCAAAGAGGACAGACCTTCTCTTTACCAGAACCGGCGCTGAAATATAGTGATTTTATTCACGAAGAATTGAAAGTATTGAAATCTCAAGAAGCCATTGATTTTTGGGATGCAAAGCTTAAAGAATGCGTTAATACAGAGCTACCTTTCTTAGAAAAAGAAGTCGCGACACAAGAAGTAGACATATATAGCCATAAATATCCATTTAAATTACCCCGTGACATCGTTAAGCAACTGCATGAAGTGGTAAAAAAAACAGGGGTGCCATTCAAAGGAATTCTGCTGGCTATTCACTTTAAGTTTTTAAGTATTGTCACAGGTCAGAGCAATGTGACAACTGGTTTAGCATTTAATGGTCGGCTAGAAGCGGAAAATAGTGAGCAAATGCGCGGAATGTTCCTCAACACTTTGCCGGTAAGCATGGATCTATCCGCGGGGAGTTGGCGCGATCTTATTCTTGCTTCGCATCAGTCCGAGCTAGAGCTAGTACCATTTCGTCGATACCCATTTGGTGCGATCCAGAAAAAGTACGGAACTCAGCCTGTTTTCCATACTCATTTAGGGTTTCTTCACTTTCACTCGATGGCAGATAAAATCGCCGAGGGGAATGTAGAAAAAATAAGCAATGTCGACTTGTCAAAAACCAACTTTGATTTATCTACCGTGTTCTGTATGGATCCTAGCGATAAGTACAACATAGAATTTCTTGGTGAAGTAAACCTTAATAAAGTATCTAAGTCGCAATTTGTAAGTTATATGGAAGTCTACGTTCGACTGATGAAGGATTTAGTTGAGAACCTAGATAACCCCCATGCAAGCAGCTGTTTTTTAAGCAATGATGAAAAAGAAAAGCAGTTAGTATTGTGGAATCAACATGAACTGGAGTATGACCGTACTTTACATATTCACACTATGGTTGAGCGTTGTGCTGAGCTTTACCACGATAAAGTTGCTGCAAAATATGACGATGAGTCTATTACTTATGGTGAACTAAATACAAGAGCTAACCAGCTGGCATATTGTCTCGTGGAGTTGGGGCTAAAAAATAACGAACTAGTCGGTATCTGTTTAGAACGCTCCGTTGAGTCTTTAATCGCAATGACCGCGATCCTAAAAGCGGGGGGGCGTATTTACCATTAG
- a CDS encoding amino acid adenylation domain-containing protein, translated as MSIIINGIIDRQRLRDSLHEVINEHESLRMELVNDELYHQPRQSVVSPKLIWQETPAGDDNQIPTSGSYGVHATLTALAIDKHQLAIRVPVLFTDSQSLQNIFKQLVSRYNGKAPSLASTEYIDYGLWQQEMIEQDNQATEFWSYHESEVEDIQAPSERGNYEVGLPDSVESNIVLAQWAGVLAQHSGNNPLSINVVLDGRVNPELRDAVGLYARALPLQLTIGETESVKDVALQLADKLKANSAYQLYAPEAISSAKAFAFQEIQIHNVQASEGAEFVIVDLDCCLTYQSIVLKLLCFENGKRVAKFDYAEDQYTTEQIEDLANMLLCALSHRDEDKALLATQLLDAEKEQSLLSQLNPTPSTTPNLTSLFSDSFAAYAKDIAVTSGDVSYDYATLGSDVSKCITFLKAHGYERGDTIGMMLPRSYELLVLLLASIYSGVSYCAIDPKTKGKRLERLLTGLKCTFVKRSSVEVLDSVHHDTEVFNIDTVWQSINECSEALLQDIIDNTDIAYRLYTSGSTGEPKGVEVTRQGLANYLSYAAKHYLSHQGNSLVHTAISFDLTVTSLFSPLLVGGSVQLVEGDETDDFKRALVDIKNINLLKVTPSHLKLVNSWLASGELESLCITHLVVGGESLQHEDLAPLFQHNPDIKVFNEYGPTEATVGCCVARLERGGKGNAAIGLPIDNMQMYVLDNALRVAPYGIAGEVYIGGTGLAAGYFEKEQLTRERFLTVRIAGEDKRLYKSGDVAKLNRTKQGAELVFLGRNDRQIKINGYRIELDEIERVISQVSGKNTLVTTRENQLSKLSICAFLETSEQNLEETLQYQLEEFLPHYMIPDKVITLDAFSLNTNGKVDIQKLLAHADSKLSNVAYVEPNTPLEAQLVRIWQESLKVARIGINDNFFSLGGDSIRVVQIVGGAKKQQLEISSEDVFQAPTIAKLANLIETRQKRQAADEAQLTEQLLAEIEMLSEEEVERLLAEG; from the coding sequence GTGTCAATAATCATCAATGGTATTATTGATAGACAGCGGCTTAGAGACAGCTTACATGAGGTGATTAATGAACATGAATCACTGCGTATGGAGCTGGTAAATGATGAGCTGTATCATCAGCCAAGACAGAGTGTCGTATCACCTAAATTAATATGGCAGGAGACGCCAGCGGGTGATGATAATCAAATACCTACAAGTGGAAGCTACGGCGTTCATGCGACACTCACGGCGCTAGCGATTGATAAACATCAGCTAGCTATCCGTGTTCCTGTGTTATTTACAGATAGTCAGAGTTTACAGAATATCTTTAAGCAATTAGTTTCTCGATACAATGGTAAAGCTCCCTCACTGGCTTCAACAGAATATATTGATTATGGACTTTGGCAGCAAGAAATGATTGAACAAGACAATCAAGCTACCGAATTTTGGTCATATCATGAGAGTGAAGTCGAGGATATTCAAGCACCTTCTGAACGTGGTAATTATGAAGTTGGATTACCTGATTCAGTCGAAAGTAATATCGTTCTAGCACAGTGGGCTGGTGTGTTGGCTCAGCACTCAGGGAACAACCCATTATCTATCAATGTAGTACTAGACGGTCGTGTGAACCCAGAGCTTCGAGATGCGGTGGGCTTGTATGCGCGAGCGCTACCTCTGCAGCTAACCATAGGTGAAACTGAATCTGTAAAAGATGTCGCTTTGCAACTCGCCGATAAGCTCAAGGCGAACAGTGCGTATCAATTATATGCACCTGAAGCGATAAGTAGTGCTAAGGCATTTGCTTTTCAAGAGATACAAATTCACAATGTGCAGGCTTCTGAAGGGGCTGAGTTCGTTATTGTAGATCTAGACTGTTGCCTTACTTATCAAAGCATTGTGCTAAAGTTGCTTTGTTTTGAAAATGGCAAAAGAGTGGCCAAGTTTGATTATGCAGAAGATCAATACACGACAGAACAGATTGAAGACTTAGCTAATATGCTCTTATGTGCGTTGTCTCATCGAGATGAAGATAAGGCACTGTTGGCGACTCAGCTTTTAGATGCTGAAAAAGAGCAAAGCTTACTGTCACAGCTCAACCCTACGCCATCTACCACACCTAACTTGACGAGTTTGTTTTCTGACTCTTTTGCTGCATATGCAAAAGATATTGCCGTTACAAGTGGCGATGTTAGTTATGATTATGCCACGCTTGGCTCCGATGTTAGTAAATGTATAACCTTCCTAAAAGCGCATGGCTACGAACGTGGCGATACGATAGGTATGATGTTACCTCGAAGCTATGAATTACTTGTGCTACTCCTTGCATCCATATACTCAGGGGTTAGCTATTGCGCCATTGACCCTAAAACAAAAGGTAAACGTTTAGAGCGTTTGCTGACAGGTCTCAAGTGTACGTTTGTGAAGCGCTCCAGCGTAGAGGTACTAGATAGTGTACATCACGACACTGAGGTCTTTAATATTGATACGGTATGGCAGAGCATTAATGAGTGTTCTGAGGCCTTGCTGCAAGATATCATTGACAACACTGATATCGCATATCGACTTTATACTTCTGGTTCTACAGGTGAACCAAAAGGGGTCGAAGTAACCCGTCAAGGACTCGCAAATTATTTATCCTATGCAGCTAAGCATTACTTATCTCATCAAGGTAACAGCTTAGTTCATACCGCCATAAGCTTCGACCTGACTGTAACCTCGTTGTTTTCTCCTTTACTTGTTGGTGGCAGCGTTCAGCTTGTTGAGGGCGATGAGACTGATGATTTTAAACGTGCGTTGGTTGATATAAAAAATATCAACTTACTTAAAGTTACCCCATCACACCTGAAGCTAGTAAACAGCTGGCTCGCCTCAGGGGAGTTGGAAAGCCTCTGTATCACCCATTTAGTTGTGGGTGGCGAATCCTTACAGCATGAAGATTTGGCTCCTTTGTTCCAGCACAATCCAGATATCAAGGTGTTCAATGAATATGGCCCCACAGAAGCAACCGTAGGTTGCTGTGTAGCTAGATTAGAGCGTGGTGGTAAGGGCAACGCTGCAATTGGTCTGCCAATCGACAATATGCAAATGTATGTGCTAGATAACGCCCTGCGAGTCGCACCTTATGGTATTGCTGGTGAAGTTTATATTGGTGGTACAGGACTTGCTGCTGGCTACTTTGAAAAAGAACAACTCACGCGTGAGCGCTTTTTGACAGTGCGTATAGCCGGCGAGGATAAGCGACTATATAAGTCGGGTGACGTTGCTAAGTTAAATCGCACGAAACAAGGTGCAGAGTTAGTATTTCTAGGGCGTAATGATCGACAAATTAAGATTAATGGCTATAGAATTGAGCTAGATGAGATTGAACGCGTCATTAGTCAAGTTAGCGGTAAGAATACCTTGGTTACTACTCGAGAAAATCAACTGTCTAAATTGTCGATTTGTGCCTTTCTAGAGACTTCAGAGCAGAATCTAGAGGAAACGCTACAGTATCAATTAGAGGAATTTCTTCCACATTATATGATACCCGACAAAGTGATAACCCTAGATGCGTTCTCGCTTAATACCAACGGTAAAGTCGATATTCAAAAGCTGTTGGCTCATGCAGATTCAAAGCTTAGTAACGTTGCGTATGTAGAACCTAATACGCCCCTTGAAGCGCAGTTGGTGCGTATTTGGCAAGAGAGCTTAAAGGTTGCGCGAATAGGGATAAATGATAACTTTTTTTCCTTGGGTGGAGACTCTATTCGAGTAGTACAGATTGTTGGAGGAGCTAAAAAGCAACAATTGGAAATTTCTTCTGAAGATGTTTTTCAAGCGCCTACTATTGCAAAACTGGCCAACTTGATTGAAACGCGACAGAAACGTCAGGCTGCTGATGAAGCACAGCTAACAGAGCAGCTGCTGGCGGAAATAGAAATGCTTTCAGAAGAAGAAGTAGAGAGGCTTTTGGCTGAAGGCTAA